AACGGCTCACCCGCCGCTTCGCGGAGGAACTGCGCTACGTAATTGGGCCGACGACGGACGTTCCAGCTCCGGACATGGGGACGGACGCCCAGACGATGGCCTGGTTCATGGACGCCTACTCGATGCAACAGGGCGAGACGATTCCGGGCGTCGTCACCGGCAAACCGCCGGTTATCGGCGGCTCTCAGGGCCGCGAGGAGGCACCCGGTCGATCGACGGCGATCATTACCCGCGAGGCCGTCGACTACTACGGCCATGACTTCGAAGAGACGACCATTGCCGTGCAGGGCTTCGGTAGCGTCGGCGCGAACGCCGCCCGCCTCCTCGATGAGTGGGGGGCGAACGTCGTCGCGGTCAGCGACGTCAACGGGGCGATCTACGACCCCGATGGACTCGACGTCGAGTCGATTCCGTCCCACGAGGAAGAGCCCGAAGCGGTCCTCGAGCAGGATGCGCCGGAGACGCTCAGCAACGAGGAAATCTTCGAACTCGATGTGGACGTTCTCATCCCTGCTGCAGTTGGTAACGTCATCACCGCCGACAACGCTGGTGACATCGAGGCTGACATCATCGTCGAGGGCGCGAACGGTCCGACGACGTTCGCCGCGGATTCGATCCTCGAAGAGCGTGAGATTCCGGTTATCCCCGACTTCCTCGCGAACGCAGGCGGTGTCACCGTCTCCTACTTCGAGTGGCTTCAGGACATCAACCGCCGCAAGTGGAGTCTCGAAGAGGTGAACGAGGAACTCGAGAAGAAGATGCTCGACGCCTGGGAGGACGTTCGCTCGGAGGTCGAGGCGAAGGATCTGAGCTGGCGCGACGCGGCCTACGTCGTTGCACTTTCCCGAATTGCAGAGGCGAAGTCGAAGCGCGGTCTCTGGCCGTAACGTTCTCGAAATCGTTGTTTTTGCGCGATTATCGGAGATATGCGAGCAGCATTTCGACGGCGAGATCGAGTGGCTTGCCTCGGACGCGACACACATAGTCCGTAATCAGCTGTGGCTGCAGCGAGGCAACTGCGTGCGGAACGATCGAACTGTCACGTGGTGCCTGTCGGTGGCTGTAATCGTCGTCGTTCAGTGGCACTCGTGCGTCGTACCATGTCTGTGTCGTCAATCCCATGACGACGTACTGTTGTGCGTCGAACGGATGATGCTCGTTGTTGACGACGACCCATGGTCTTGTGATGTCCGTGTCCGATTTGAACGGATCCGGTGCGAGAACGATGTGCCCTCGCTCGAGGTCGTCGAACGCGGGCTCTGATTCAGTCACTTGTCGTCCTCGTCTGCACTCGTGTCGGTGCCCTCGGTTTCGGTTGCGCTTGCGCTTGTGTCTGCGTTTGTACCCTCGCTTGCCCTTCCGCTACCGTCGTTCGCAGATTCCTCCGCGGCCGCAAGCCATGCTTCCCGACTTTCGGAGCCCAATTCCTCGTCGAGAAATTCCGCCGTCGAGTGAAAGACGGCTGCCTCCTGTATACGCTCTATATCGCCGATCGCCCAGTAGGGCTCCTTGTGCCGAACGAGTTCCCGTGATCGGAGTCGATTGAGAACTGGCTGAACCGAGTTTGCATTGACACCGGTCTCTTCAGCGATTTCAGTCGCCCTGAACGCCTTGTTACGGTTTTCAATGAGAAATCGAAGAACTCGCTGCGCATTCGTTTCGCGTCGATCCGGCGATTCGTGGTGGTCGAACTCGTCGATACTGATGGGCACGGTATTTTCCCCTACCTCGCACATCGAGTTCGAGGCTTATAAGTGTATTATGTACCCTCAGATTGTATACTGTGTATTCTATATTCATATATTTCCCACTGTGTACTCTGCACCTGTGTATCCTGCACCTGCGTACTCTCCTACCTATGTATTCGAATATTCACGATCAGTTATGAATTTGCGCCGCTGTCCAGCTCACCAGATACCGCCCTTACTACCCGCTCTCCGCTCGAAAACAAGCCTCCACCTCAAGACACCGCTACCGTGTGCTCCCGACGAGCGCATCTGAGACCGTCTCGATCGGATGCACTGGCTCGTCACAGCCGTCGTAACTCGCAAGCTGAGACTGACACGACGCTCCCGGCGCGACGACGCGCTCGCCGTCGCTGGCGGTCACCTGGTCGACCAGAATCTCGCCGATCCGTCGGCTGAGCGAGTAGTGCTCGGCCTCGTAGCCGAACGAACCCGCCATCCCACAACAACCCGAATCGAGCGCGTCGACCTCGTAACCAACCGTCTCGAGTACCGCCGCTGCGTGACCGTCCTTCTTCGTTGCCTTCTGGTGACAGTGGCCGTGGTAGGTCAGCGTCTCGCCCGGTTCGCCAATCCCACCCGTCGGCAAGTCGTTTGCGAGGTCGAATCGGTCGAGGTACTCGAGTACCCCGTACGTATTCGATGCGACCAGTTCCACGTCAGGGCCCGAGAGGAGGTCCAGATAGTCCGACTGGAGCATGACGGCATCGGAGGGTTCGACGAGGACGACCTCCCAGCCGTCCTCGATTGCGGGTGCGAGCGCGTCGACGTTGGTTCGGGCCCGCTCGCGAGAGACGTCGAGGAAGCCCTTCGAATGGGCGGGTCGCCCGGTTGCGGTGACGTCGTCGGGTACCTGGACGTGGACGCCGGCGGTCTCGAGGACCTGCACGGCTGCCTTCCCGGCTCGCGGGTGGTTGTAGTTGGTGGACGTGTCGGGAACGAGCAGGACCTTGCGGGCCGCTTCGTCGCGGGGAATGCGCGGGCCACGTTTTGCGAACCAGTCCTCGAAGCTCTGGCTCGCGAACGCAGGCAGGTCGCGTTCGCGGGCGATGCCAACTGTTTTCTCCGTGAGGTAGCCGGAACCGGGCAGGGCGGTCGCCCAGTTCGAGAGCGGCGCGAACAGCGAGCCGACGGCGTTGAGCCGGTCGACGTTCGCGAACAGTCGGTCGCGCAGACTCGCGCCGTGGCGCTGGTGGGCCGCGTGCTCGACTTCGGCTTTGAGCTTCGCCATATCGACCTCGCTCGGACAGTCCCGGGCACAGCCCTTGCAGCCGATACAGAGGTCCATCACCTCGGCCAGGAACTCGTCGTCAGTGGCGTCTGTCTCGAGGTCGCCGCTCATCGCGGCCCGGAGCATGTTCGCCCGTCCGCGGGTCGTGAGGCTCTCTTCCTCGGCAGCGCGGTAGGTCGGACACATCACGCCACCGGTCGTCTCCTGGTCGCCGCGACAGCCGGCACAGCCGTGACAGAGTTCGACCATGCCCTGGAAGCCGTTCTCGTTGTCCCACTCAAGCGCGGGGTCGAAGCCGGCCTCGAAGTCGTACTCCGGATCGAAGCGCAGGTGCTCGGTCATGCTGTGGTCGCCACAGACGTTCCCGGGGTTCAGAAGCCAGTCCGGGTCGAACGCGGTCTTGAGTTCTCGGAAGAGCTCCCAGACCTCGTCGCCGTAGAGTTTGTGGTTCCACTGCGTTCGCGCCCGTCCGTCGCCGTGCTCGCCGGAGACGCTGCCGCCGTACTCGACGACGAGGTCGGTGACAGCGTCCGAAATCGCCTCGAACTCCGCGAGTCCGGCCTCGGATTTCGTATCGACCAGCGGGCGCATGTGCATACAGCCCGGGCCCGCGTGCGCGTAGAAACTCGCAAACGTGTCGTGGGACTCGAGTACCCTCTGAAAGTCGGCCACGTAGTCGGCGAGGTTCTCGGTCGGGACGGCGGTGTCCTCGATGAACGAGATGTGCTTCGCATCGGAGGTTCGCGAGAGGAGGATTGGAGCGGCGCTCTTGCGGAGTTTCCAGAGTTCGGCGATCCCCTCGGGGTCGTGGGCCTCGAGGACGTCGAATGCGCGGACAGGTGCCGGAGATGCTGTCTCGCCATCATCGCCAGCAGGATCCGGTACCGTCTCGTCCGGCAGGCGATCAGCGATCAGGTCGGCGACCTGCTCGCGGCCGTCGTCGTCGCTTTCGGCGTAGAACTCGACGAGTAGCGCCGTCTCCGTTCCGGCGGGAAGTCGCTCGGCGACCGGTTCGAACTCCTCTGTTTGCTCGGCGAGGCCGATCAGCACGTCGTCGATGGCTTCGATCGCGGCCGGATCGTGGTGTTTGACGATCGTGTCGACATCGGCCATCGCGTCGAGCAGATCGTGGTAGGTCAACAGCGCCACGGCGGTCGTCTCGGGAACGGGCTCGAGCGAGACGGCGGCTTCCGTCACGATGCCGAGCGTTCCCTCGCTGCCGGCGAACACGCGCGCGAGGTTGACGACTGCGTCCGGATCGGGTTCGGCGTCGGCGTCGATCTCGAGTCCGCCGCCGGTAGACTCGTCGAACGCGTCCGGCCTCCCGTAGGCTTCCGCGACCAACCGGTCGAGGTTGTACCCCGAGACGTTGCGCTTCAGTTGCGGGAAGACGTCCTGAATCGCGTCGGCTTCCTCGTCGATGACTCGCCGCAGCGCCTCGTGGATCTGTCCGAGCAGGGTTCCATCCGGCGCTGCTTGCTCGCGGAGTTCGGCGACCGTCACCTCCCCGAAGCGCTCGACGGTGCCGTCAGCGAGGACGACCTCGCAGGCCTCGACGTAGGCGTCCGTCTTGCCGTACTGCAGCGAGTGCGCACCGGTGGAGTTGTTGCCGACCGCGCCGCCAATCGTGCTTCGATTGCCAGCCGCGGGATCCGGCGCGAACTTCAGGCCGTGGGATTCCAGCTCGTCGTTGAGGTCTGTGAGGACGGTCCCCGCCTGAACGGTCGCTCGCTGCTCGTCCGGCGAGACCGAGAGCACCTCGCCCATGTGTGCCGTGAAATCGAGAACGACGGCCTCGTTGACCGCCTGTCCCGCGAGGCTGGTCCCGCCGCCGCGAGGGAGCACGGGAATCCCGTGCTCGGCACAGTAGGAGACGACGTTCGCCACGTCTGCCGTCGTCCGCGGGAGGACGACACCGACCGGGACCATCTCGTAGGCGCTGGCATCGGTCGCGTACAGCTGTCGCGTGTACTCGTCGAACCGGACCTCCCCATCGATACGAGTCTGTAGCGCGGCGACGAGTTCGGGTTGATCGACATCTCCGCCGACGTACTCGTATGCGGCGCGGTCGTCGGCTGCGGGATCAGACGCTGCTGTCTGGCTCTGAGTTTGGTCCCCTCTCTCGTGGTCTCTCCCGAGCCGTCGCTCGTTCGGCGTCGACGTCTGCGGGCTGTGGTCGGTCGTCGACTGCGTATCGTCGGTCGCCATCGCCAGTTAGCTCGACTCCGGGTGAAGGACGACGTTCTGGAGCCCACCGTTCTCCTCGAGTGCGTGCACGTTGTGCGCGACGATATCGGCCAACCTGTCCCAGTGTTTTGGCGTGTGACCGCCCGTGTGGGGCGTGATGAGGCAGTTCTCGAGGTCCCAGAGCTCGTGATCGTTCGGTAGCGGCTCGGGCTCGGTAACGTCGAGGGCAGCGCCGCGGATCGCGTTCGACTGCAGTGCGCCGACGAGTGCATCGGTGTCGATGATCCCGCCGCGGGCGGCGTTGACGACGACCGCGTTCGGCGGCAGCGTCGCGAGTTCGTCCGCACCGACGAGACCGCGGGTCAGGTCGTTCAGTGGACAGGCGAGTACGACGTAGTCGCTGCGGGCGAACGCATCGTGGATATCCTCCTCGTCGAAACCGAGGATCTCGTCGGTTGGACCGCCCTTCGACGGCGTGTAGCGGATGCCGATCGTTTCGACGCCGAAGCCCTCGAGTCGCGTAACAACTTCCTGGCCGATCGAGCCAAGGCCGACGATCGTGACGGTGCTGTCGGTGAACTCGTGGGACTGGAAGTGTCGCCACTCGTTGTGTTGTTTTCGCCGCCAGCCTTCGTGGAGGTTCCGTGCGAAGACGAGCATGTTGGCGATCGACTGCTCTGCGATGCCGGGCGCGTGGATGCCACCCGCGTTCGTCACGGCGACGCCGTGCTCGGCCAGCGCGTCCATCGGTACGTGATCCGTTCCCGCGAACGTACAGGCGAAGAGTTCGAGCTGCTCCGCCCGTTCGAGGAGGTCCTCTTCGATCGTAATACCGGTCACAATCTGTGCCTTGGGGACGAGTTCGCGCTCTTCTTGTGGCGTCCGCGCGAGCGCAACGGTGTAGTCGGGCAGTCGCTCACGCAGCGTTTCGGCGTACGATTCCATCGACAGGCCTTCCGTTCCCTCTCGGAGAACGACGATATCTGGGTTCGTGCTCATGTGAAATTCCTGTGGGTGTGTGAAACGGGTATCTTTCGTCTCCCGCCTTGCGTCTTACCCTAGGGTTGGCATCGTCTCTCTTATTCCTTTTGTGTATTCGTCGTTAACATAGATTGTGTATAGTTAAGTCGATGGAGTGAGTCAGTCTCTGGCATGAACGAGCCGATACGAGACCGACTCGTGACGCTTCGACGGACCCTCCACCGCCATCCGGAACCGGCCTGGCGCGAGTTCTACACGACCGCACGCGTCGTCGAGGAACTCCGAGCGATCGGCGTCGACGAACTGGCTGTCGGCCCCGACGCCTACGACCCCGCGGACCGGATGGCTGTCCCCGACGCCGACCTCGAACCCTGGATCTCCCGCGCACGTGAACTTGGAGCGGACCCGGCGTTGCTCGACCGAATGACTGGCGGCAACACCGGTGCCGTCGCCGTACTCGAGTGCGGCGACGGCCCAGCAGTTGGGCTCCGGGTGGACATCGACGCGCTGTTTATCGAGGAATCGACCGATACAGGGCACGATCCGGCCGCCGAAGGCTTTCGCTCGGAGGTGGAGGGGACGATGCACGCTTGCGGGCACGACGTGCACATGACGTGGGGGCTGGCCGTTCTCGAGGCGATCAAGGAAAGCGACTTTGCGGGACGACTGGTCGTCTTCTTCCAGCCCGCAGAGGAGACCAGCGGCGGGGGCTGTCCGATGGCGAAAAGCGCGTTCGCAGCGGATCTGGACTATCTCCTCGCCGTCCACGTCGGTCTCGACCATCCAACCGGCGAGGTCGTCGCCGGCATCGAAAAGCCGCTGGCGATGTGCCACGTCGACGCGACGATTCACGGCCGTTCTGCTCACGCGGGCAAGGCCCCGGAGGAGGGAGCGAACGCCATGCACGCGATGGGAACGGCGATCGAGAACACCTACGGAATCCCCCGACATAGCGACGGGATGACGCGAGTAAACATCGGTCGCGCGGAGGCAGGGACGGCGAGTAATGTCATTGCCGAACGCGCCCACATGGAGGCCGAGGCGCGCGGCGAGACGACCGAACTGATGGAGTACATGAAGGATCGACTGGCCCGAACCATCAACTCGGCCGCGACGATGCACGACTGTCAGGCCGACGTCGAGGTCGTCAGCGAGTCACCGCGATCGGACAGCGACCCGGAACTCCAGGCGCTCGTCAGCGAGGTTGCAGAGGGCGTTCCCGGAACCGAGCGCGTTCTGCCGGCCGCCGACTTCGGTGCGAGCGAGGACGCAACCTTCCTCATGAACCGCGTCCAGCGTGACGGTGGGCTCGCAACCTATCTCATTGTCGGTACCGACCACCCAGACAGCCATCACACCCCGAAATTCGACGTGGACGAGGCAAGCCTTACCCACGGTGTCGACGTCCTTTCCGAGACGATTCTCGAACTCGAGCGCCAGCACCCGGTCGCACACGCGAACACGGATTCCGTCGCCTCAGCGGCAAACACGGACACGGATTCTGTCGACGCGGGGCGAGGTGCATGACTGACGACACCAAGAACGACGACACCGGCCTCGTTACCCGTGCCGACATCGAGGCAGCGCGCGAGCGCATCGACGACGTTGTCCACCGAACACCGCTCGACACGTCGCGCACGTTCGCCGATCTGAGCGGCGCGGCGTCCGTCGGGCTCAAACTCGAGAACGTCCAGCGAACGGGTTCGTTCAAGATCCGTGGCGCGTACAACAAGATGGCCCAGCTCTCGGCCGACGAGCGGGAGGCTGGCGTCATCTCCTCGAGTGCGGGTAATCACGCCCAGGGCGTCGCGCTGGCAGGGCAGGTGCTCGACACCGACACGACGATCGTCGTTCCCGATGTCACCCCTGCAGCGAAAATCGAGGCCACCCGCGGCTACGGCGCCGAGGTCGTCGTCGAGGGCGACATCTACGAACGATCGTACGAGTTCGCACTCGAGCGGGCCGCCGAAACCGGTGAGACGTTCGTCCACCCCTTCGACGACGAGGATATCATCGCCGGCCAGGGAACGATCGGCCTCGAACTCCGCGAGCAGTACCCCGACCTCGACACCGTCCTCGTGGCGATCGGCGGCGGCGGGCTGATCTCGGGGATCGGCACGGTGTTGAAGGCCCACGATCCGACGACGCGCGTGATCGGCGTCCAGCCCGAGGGGGCCGCCCACGCGAAGCCGACACTCGAGTCCGACCCGGGAGAGATCCACGAACTGCCGGACGTTGACACCGTCGCGGAAGGGATCGCAGATACCAGGCTCCTCGAGACGACAGCGGCGAACGTTCGTGAGGTGGTCGACGACGTAGTGAGTGTCAGCGACCGCGACATTGTGACTGCCGTCACGTTACTGGCCGAGCGCGCAAAGACCGTCGTCGAGGGGGCCGGTGCTGCCCCGCTCGCGGCTGCGCTCTCGGATGCAGTCGACGTGGCAGATAAGCACGTCGCCGTCGTAATTTCTGGCGGGAACGTCAACCTCACCGACCATGCCGAACTGACTCGCACCGGCCTGCACGAATTAGGGCGCTACGCCGAAGCGAGACTAGCCGTCGACGGCTGGCCGACCGCGGTCAGCGACGTGGTCGAAACCGTCGAAGCCGAGGGTGCAGAACTGGACGTACTCGAGCGCGCCCGCCGTGGGTCGGGGCTCGGAACGGACGCGGTGGACCACCCGAACCGCGTTCCCGTGACGGTCGGACTCGAGGGCAGCGGGCCGGACCATCTCGTGGGCGTGCTTGATGCGATTGCGGAACTCGACAGCGTCGATGTACTTTCTTCGTTGCCGGAAGAGTGATTGGTCTCTCTCCCGTTCAGGTGTGATTTTGTTTTCACTTTGCGCGTTCGAACGGTCGTTTGACGGTTGACTATTGGAACTTGTCCACCGGCGTCGCCTCAATTAGACTGTCTGACTTGACTTTTTGTTGTGGGTTGCTCTTTGATCCTCCTGGTTTCGTTCCTCTTATCGTCTCAGTCTGTCTGTACGATGTGAGAACTCGCCCACGGACTCCATTCGTGGTGTGGTTTTCCATCGACCCCTGGGGGGAACACGTGTATTAGGGGTCGATGGAAATTACTTTGTGTGAACGGTCGAATGAGTGACTCATAGCCGTATTTCCGGCATGGGTTTCAGACGAACCTTTGTAGGGTTGAAGGCTTGTAGTAGCGACGGTAGAACTTCGTCGCGAGGCGTTTCAGACGAACCTTTGTAGGGTTGAAGGGGGCGTCGCAAGCGTTGTCCGACCGTCGGGAACGGTTTCAGACGAACCTTTGTAGGGTTGAAGGTTGGTCGGTGGCGTCAGTCATGCTGTGCCCTCCTGGTTTCAGACGAACCTTTGTAGGGTTGAAGGCTCACGACGGAGACCGGCGTGCTCCGGGTGTCTCGTTTCAGACGAACCTTTGTAGGGTTGAAGGTCAATGTCGAGGTCGCGCGCCTGGAGCGTCCGGCTCGTTTCAGACGAACCTTTGTAGGGTTGAAGGATAGGATACGTTTACTCGCTGGTTTCTCGTCTTCGCGTTTCAGACGAACCTTTGTAGGGTTGAAGGTGGGACTGCTCGCACTCCCTGAAAGAGGACTCGGTGTTTCAGACGAACCTTTGTAGGGTTGAAGGTGGGACTGCTCGCACTCCCTGAAAGAGGACTCGGTGTTTCAGACGAACCTTTGTAGGGTTGAAGGTGATATACCGTTCCCTGTGTTGCAAAACGCGACGTTTCAGACGAACCTTTGTAGGGTTGAAGGAACCAAGCTGTTGACGAAGCCGACGGCGACCTAAGTTTCAGACGAACCTTTGTAGGGTTGAAGTCTGAGACACAGTATCAGGTGGACACGGTGGCGGGAGTTTCAGACGAACCTTTGTAGGGTTGAAGTCGCAGACGGATTGGCGTTACGACACCAGGGACCCTGGTTTCAGACGAACCTTTGTAGGGTTGAAGCGAGCTAACCGAGGAGGACTACGCCGACCTCAAGGTGGTTTCAGACGAACCATACTACCAACAGTGTCTCACCCAATCAGTCGAATTCGGTGACCTATCCAATTGGCCTAACTAGAACGTTAATTCTCCATCGACTGCAAACCGAGCGGTGCGTTCACTCAGTCTTCTTACCCGGATCGAACGCATCGAGTACCTCACAAAACAGTCCAATTTAGCTCTTGAACTTGACTTCGCGGTTACTTGACTCCAACGGAGGGTGCAGCCGAATTGACTCCTTCCCACAGCCGAGCGTGAACAGGCCGCGGTCGAGTGCTCCTTTCACAACCGCGTTTCGGTGCTCGGCAGTATCGAACTGGACGTACTCGAGTCCGCTCTCAATCACGGGTCGTTCCCCCACTATATTGGACTCTTTGGTTGGCCTAACTCGTTAGCCTAACTTTTGAGGATCTCTCCATTTTGCGTTCGGGAGTGGTGAGTATGCCGACACAAATAACAGAATTTTCATGTGTGCCGGATTTAGATTACTGTATGCATAGACGAGTATATCTCTCTACGCTGAGTGCAGCAGGTATTGGTTCCCTGTCTGGTTGTCTGGATATACTAGCTACTGATTCCGAATCCGAGGATCAGAATCCGCCATCAGAATACGTTTTCTATCTTCGCAATCCGTCCAGCACACCTCGCTCATTTCATATCGAAATAGACGAATCACCATTTTCAACGACTGAATCCGATTACGAGATTATTTTTGAGGAATCCATCGAGTTGAGTGCGGAAACTATCAGTCAGCGATACGAGATCGCTGATGGGCACCCTAGTCTCGTTCATCTCTCAGTTGATTCGGAGTCTCGTCTGACACAACCATGGCCAGTAGGCACGCAGGGCTTCGCTGCAAGTGGAGTTACCATCGAACACGACCCAACTGCCGACATAGCCTTCGTGGTTGCACCCCGTTAACAGGATATCGTAGATTGGTCTCGCTCTATCCTTGGCCTACCGAGATGGCGCTCAGTCAGTGACGAACCACAGCAGTCCGAACGACAGCGCGAGGGCGACGCTCACTGCCGCGATGGCCGGGAAGGCCGCGACGACGCCCCAGCGTGTCGATAGAACGCCGAACACCGTCGGGCCACTTGCGCTGCCGATCGCCGATCCCGTCTGGATGACGCCAAAGAGGCTCCCACTCGAGGTCGCCTCGGCTTGCTGGGAGACCATCGCGTTTTTGACGGGATAGCTGGCGTACATCCCCGCGCCGATAACGGCGAACCAGACTGCCAGAATCGCGGTGAGAAGTTCGATCGGGAGTCCTTCGAGCAGGGTCGTCGCGAGCGTGGCAGCCACGAGCGCGGCAGTGGCCAGCGACGCGGCGATACCGAGCGTAATTCGGTCGAAGCGGTCGGCGAGGTCGCCGGCGTACAGCGACGCCAGGCTGCCGCCGACCAGTAGTGCGAAGAACGTCACGTTGCCCGCGGCGACCGATGCGCCAGTCTCTGCGGCGACGTAGGACGTTGTGTAGGTCTGGATCGCCCGATGTTGCATCGAAAGCACGACCGTGACAAAAAAGAGCACGACGATGCTGGGTGTGATTGGTAGGTCGATCGCGTTCCAGATTGCCGCTCGAACTGATTGCGTCGACTCACTCCGGCCGCCGTCAGTCCGTGCCGTCGACGCCGATTCGTCGTCGGTCCCGTCGACCTCGTCTACGTCAGGCTCCTCGGCTGTAACGAAGAGGTAGACGACGAGACACGTGACTAAGACACCGATCGCGACGCCGGTCGCGAGGGCGAGGCGCCAGTCGGCGACTGCGGCGACGCCGCCGACGATGACGGGCGCGGACATCGTCCCAAGTGCGCCACCGAAGCCGAAGACACCCATCGCTTTCCCTTCGGTCTGTTTGGTTTCGTAGTCGCTGACGAGTGCCATGCCGGTCGGGTGGAACGCGCTTCCGCTGATGCCGGCAATCGCCTGTGCGACGAGGAGGGTTTCGTAGCTCGTCGCCATGCTCGCTACTAGCACACCGCCAGCCATGCCGAACAGCCCCGCGATCAGGAGCCGTTCCTTGCCGATGACGTCGGCGAGCATCCCTGCCGGCAGCTGAAACAGTGCGTACATCACGAAGAAGATCGTGACGAGAACGCCCGCCTGTCCGTAGGTAATTCCGAAGTCCGCGACCAACAGTGGGATAATCGGTGGGATGACGATCGAGAAGAACTCGTTGACCCCATGACCGACGGTGACCGATCCAACTGCTCGCGGTCGCCTCACGTCTCGAAGTCGTCTAAGCAGCGCCGACACAGTGGCCTGTCGTAGGCAGTGATCTTACTAAAAACGACGGTAACTGACATCCCACTCTGCCCTGCAGCGGTGCCGTGCGGAAGCTTGCGGCGTTCCCAATCGGACCAGGAACCACTACTACTACTACTACTACTATACTACCACTACTGTTCGTGATGGATCACTGACTCGATACCTCACCACTCATCCGAGCGTGACAGCGCCCGATCGACCCTCGAACGCCGTTCACTTCGTCTTCGAACGTCGTTGAACGCAACTTGATCCGACGGACGATTCACCGCGATGAGTCATCCGCGATGACGGAAACCCGGAACCGACGCGCCCGTGGCCCGTCACAATCGACGAACAGGATCGATTGCCACGTTCCGAGCGCGAGTTCTCCATCACTGATCGGTATCGTGACGCTCTCGCCGAGAAGTGTCGCGCGCAAGTGAGCATCTGCGTTATCGTCGACCACGTTGTGCTCGTACTCCTCGTCGCGAGGAACGAGGCGCTCGAGTGCCGTTTCGATGTCTGCTAGTAATCGCCCTTCGCGTTCGTTGACGATCACGCCGGCGGTCGTGTGTGGAACGTACACGGAGCAAATACCGTGCACCACATCGTCGGAGATCGTTTCTTCGACTTCTGCTGTAACGTCGACGATGTCCACTCGATCGTGGGTCTGGATTTCGATGGGCATCCTGTTGGCGTACGATCGAACCAGTGATAATCCTGTTTGCAAGCTATCACTCAACCGGACGGGGAGTCACATCGAAGTCGAATCCAGCTAGCGATCTGCAGTGGCGTTCGCCGATATTTCGGATAATCTCTCCCGGGTACTGTTAGATGAATCATGTGATCCACTATTCTGATCTCGGATCGAACATCACCTCGACGGAGACTCTCTCGCGTACTTGCAGGTGCCATGGGGATTCACGTCGTTACTCGTCGGACGTGTGTGTGGCATGAAATTCGACGAATTCACTGGAGAGGTCCAGCACCGCCTCGAACTCCCGGATACCGGCCGAACGATGCGAGCAATCCGGGCGACTCTCATGACGCTCGGTGAGCGAATTCCGAAGGGGAACGCCGAAGACTTCGCGGCCTCGCTCCCCCTGGAAATCAAGTGGTATATGACGGGCGCGGTCCACGAGCACGGCCAGCGCTTCGACTGGACGGAGTTCGTCCAGCGCGTGAGTGACATCGAAGGCGAGGGGGTCGACCCACCGGAGGCAGCCTATCACGCTCGGATCATCGTCGATCTGATGGAAACGATCGTCCCACCGTCGGACTTTCGGCAGTTACGCGATCAGCTCCCGGAGAGCAAGAACGACGAGAACTGGCGCAAACTCTTCGAAGTCGTCGACGCTGGGGGGTGGGGCGATGCTCAAGAAGCACAAACCGGTGGTGGTCCACAACCCACAACGCCGACCCAGCACGATGCGGAGCCAACGGATGACGCTCGGACTGACGACGAGGAGTGACGACGAGGAGTGACGACAAGGAGTGACGACAAGGGGTGACGACGAGGGGCGACCACTTACGAATGATC
This genomic stretch from Natrialba magadii ATCC 43099 harbors:
- a CDS encoding NAD(P)-dependent oxidoreductase produces the protein MSTNPDIVVLREGTEGLSMESYAETLRERLPDYTVALARTPQEERELVPKAQIVTGITIEEDLLERAEQLELFACTFAGTDHVPMDALAEHGVAVTNAGGIHAPGIAEQSIANMLVFARNLHEGWRRKQHNEWRHFQSHEFTDSTVTIVGLGSIGQEVVTRLEGFGVETIGIRYTPSKGGPTDEILGFDEEDIHDAFARSDYVVLACPLNDLTRGLVGADELATLPPNAVVVNAARGGIIDTDALVGALQSNAIRGAALDVTEPEPLPNDHELWDLENCLITPHTGGHTPKHWDRLADIVAHNVHALEENGGLQNVVLHPESS
- a CDS encoding amidohydrolase, which gives rise to MNEPIRDRLVTLRRTLHRHPEPAWREFYTTARVVEELRAIGVDELAVGPDAYDPADRMAVPDADLEPWISRARELGADPALLDRMTGGNTGAVAVLECGDGPAVGLRVDIDALFIEESTDTGHDPAAEGFRSEVEGTMHACGHDVHMTWGLAVLEAIKESDFAGRLVVFFQPAEETSGGGCPMAKSAFAADLDYLLAVHVGLDHPTGEVVAGIEKPLAMCHVDATIHGRSAHAGKAPEEGANAMHAMGTAIENTYGIPRHSDGMTRVNIGRAEAGTASNVIAERAHMEAEARGETTELMEYMKDRLARTINSAATMHDCQADVEVVSESPRSDSDPELQALVSEVAEGVPGTERVLPAADFGASEDATFLMNRVQRDGGLATYLIVGTDHPDSHHTPKFDVDEASLTHGVDVLSETILELERQHPVAHANTDSVASAANTDTDSVDAGRGA
- a CDS encoding threonine ammonia-lyase translates to MTDDTKNDDTGLVTRADIEAARERIDDVVHRTPLDTSRTFADLSGAASVGLKLENVQRTGSFKIRGAYNKMAQLSADEREAGVISSSAGNHAQGVALAGQVLDTDTTIVVPDVTPAAKIEATRGYGAEVVVEGDIYERSYEFALERAAETGETFVHPFDDEDIIAGQGTIGLELREQYPDLDTVLVAIGGGGLISGIGTVLKAHDPTTRVIGVQPEGAAHAKPTLESDPGEIHELPDVDTVAEGIADTRLLETTAANVREVVDDVVSVSDRDIVTAVTLLAERAKTVVEGAGAAPLAAALSDAVDVADKHVAVVISGGNVNLTDHAELTRTGLHELGRYAEARLAVDGWPTAVSDVVETVEAEGAELDVLERARRGSGLGTDAVDHPNRVPVTVGLEGSGPDHLVGVLDAIAELDSVDVLSSLPEE
- a CDS encoding MFS transporter → MRRPRAVGSVTVGHGVNEFFSIVIPPIIPLLVADFGITYGQAGVLVTIFFVMYALFQLPAGMLADVIGKERLLIAGLFGMAGGVLVASMATSYETLLVAQAIAGISGSAFHPTGMALVSDYETKQTEGKAMGVFGFGGALGTMSAPVIVGGVAAVADWRLALATGVAIGVLVTCLVVYLFVTAEEPDVDEVDGTDDESASTARTDGGRSESTQSVRAAIWNAIDLPITPSIVVLFFVTVVLSMQHRAIQTYTTSYVAAETGASVAAGNVTFFALLVGGSLASLYAGDLADRFDRITLGIAASLATAALVAATLATTLLEGLPIELLTAILAVWFAVIGAGMYASYPVKNAMVSQQAEATSSGSLFGVIQTGSAIGSASGPTVFGVLSTRWGVVAAFPAIAAVSVALALSFGLLWFVTD
- a CDS encoding secondary thiamine-phosphate synthase enzyme YjbQ; this encodes MPIEIQTHDRVDIVDVTAEVEETISDDVVHGICSVYVPHTTAGVIVNEREGRLLADIETALERLVPRDEEYEHNVVDDNADAHLRATLLGESVTIPISDGELALGTWQSILFVDCDGPRARRFRVSVIADDSSR
- a CDS encoding DUF2267 domain-containing protein, whose translation is MKFDEFTGEVQHRLELPDTGRTMRAIRATLMTLGERIPKGNAEDFAASLPLEIKWYMTGAVHEHGQRFDWTEFVQRVSDIEGEGVDPPEAAYHARIIVDLMETIVPPSDFRQLRDQLPESKNDENWRKLFEVVDAGGWGDAQEAQTGGGPQPTTPTQHDAEPTDDARTDDEE